The proteins below come from a single Acidobacteriota bacterium genomic window:
- a CDS encoding TrbG/VirB9 family P-type conjugative transfer protein produces MYIPPTITAVVAFLSALPLVAQNDAHILRIDPSTEEVWRLSTRVRHTTVITLPAGENILDFVVGDLEYWHLSGSANVAFLKPTDEGVATNVALVCESGRIYPFLVSESSETPPHLIVRLDDTEEEPATAAAEAHRPAFVAADQVASYQAMARAAAEAAADHRRTAAEEIAAAKADAVDRVNGFRAEYPTRVRFPYRLQDKAKRWPFLVEAMWHDGQFTYLRSLAQESPALYERKDGQPSLIPYDLTEDGLYVVRRVVGAGWLQMGKQRAAWTFDEPQPLQ; encoded by the coding sequence TTGTACATCCCGCCCACCATCACGGCAGTCGTTGCTTTCCTCTCCGCTCTTCCCCTGGTCGCCCAGAACGACGCCCACATCCTCCGCATCGATCCTTCCACCGAGGAGGTCTGGCGACTCAGCACCCGCGTACGACACACGACCGTCATCACCCTCCCGGCCGGCGAGAACATCCTCGACTTCGTCGTCGGCGACCTGGAGTACTGGCACCTCAGCGGAAGTGCCAATGTCGCCTTCCTCAAGCCCACCGACGAAGGCGTCGCCACGAACGTCGCCCTGGTCTGTGAATCCGGCCGGATCTACCCGTTCCTGGTCTCCGAATCCTCCGAGACGCCGCCCCACCTCATCGTCCGCCTGGACGACACCGAGGAGGAACCCGCCACCGCCGCCGCTGAAGCCCACCGCCCGGCTTTCGTCGCGGCCGACCAGGTCGCCTCCTACCAGGCCATGGCCCGGGCAGCCGCCGAGGCCGCCGCTGACCACCGGCGGACCGCCGCCGAGGAGATCGCCGCGGCGAAGGCCGACGCGGTTGACCGGGTCAACGGTTTCCGCGCCGAGTACCCCACTCGCGTCCGCTTCCCTTACCGGCTCCAGGACAAGGCCAAGCGCTGGCCCTTCCTTGTCGAAGCGATGTGGCACGACGGCCAGTTCACCTACCTCCGCAGCCTTGCGCAGGAGTCGCCGGCTCTCTACGAACGCAAGGACGGACAGCCGTCCCTCATTCCCTACGACCTGACCGAGGACGGGCTCTACGTCGTTCGACGCGTCGTCGGCGCCGGCTGGCTCCAGATGGGCAAGCAGCGCGCTGCCTGGACTTTCGACGAGCCCCAGCCTCTCCAGTAG